The Tenacibaculum jejuense genome includes a window with the following:
- a CDS encoding PorP/SprF family type IX secretion system membrane protein translates to MKKLIYLICICAVIDLFSQQDPQYTQYMYNQNIVNPAYVTNDLGVINFGVMHRRQWTSAVGTPKTYNFFVHAPLSNNIEAGISVVTDDIGDGVLKENNFYADFAYMINIAEGHKLSFGLKAGFTSFNTNFNNFRFPDENISSGFIPTDLAFENQNKTFVNFGAGLFYFTDKYYIGAAIPNLVKGEHFEENNGLNSIGGEEIHLFVNGGYVFQLSDLVKLKPSFMTKVVKGSPIVLDTAVNVLYNDKIEAGLAYRVNDAVSLMFNFRLFDSLRMGYAFDYTTNNLGNFNSGTHEFMLLFDFDTLGLKKGYDKSPRFF, encoded by the coding sequence ATGAAAAAACTAATATATCTCATTTGTATTTGTGCTGTTATTGATCTCTTTTCTCAACAAGATCCACAATACACACAATATATGTACAACCAAAATATTGTTAACCCTGCATATGTTACCAACGATTTGGGTGTTATAAATTTTGGAGTAATGCACAGAAGACAATGGACTTCAGCTGTTGGTACACCTAAAACTTATAACTTTTTTGTACATGCTCCTTTAAGTAATAATATAGAAGCTGGTATATCTGTAGTCACAGACGACATTGGTGATGGAGTTTTAAAAGAAAACAACTTTTATGCAGACTTTGCTTACATGATAAATATTGCTGAGGGTCATAAATTATCATTTGGTTTAAAAGCTGGTTTTACTAGTTTTAATACAAACTTCAACAACTTCAGGTTTCCTGATGAAAACATAAGTTCTGGTTTCATCCCTACTGATTTAGCTTTTGAAAATCAAAATAAAACTTTTGTCAACTTTGGTGCTGGTTTATTCTATTTTACTGATAAATATTACATTGGAGCTGCTATTCCTAACTTAGTAAAAGGAGAACATTTTGAAGAGAATAATGGATTAAATAGTATTGGTGGTGAAGAAATTCATTTGTTTGTTAATGGTGGTTACGTTTTTCAACTTTCCGATCTAGTCAAATTAAAACCGTCATTTATGACTAAAGTTGTAAAAGGTTCTCCTATAGTATTAGACACAGCAGTAAATGTTTTATATAACGACAAAATTGAAGCAGGCCTAGCTTACAGAGTTAATGATGCAGTAAGTCTAATGTTTAACTTCCGACTTTTTGATTCTTTGCGAATGGGATATGCGTTTGATTACACCACAAACAATTTAGGAAACTTTAACTCTGGAACTCACGAATTCATGTTATTATTTGACTTCGACACACTAGGTTTAAAGAAAGGATACGATAAATCACCAAGATTCTTTTAA
- a CDS encoding OmpA family protein — MKKISFLLLFSSVFICFSQSQSLKRAHKYFERTFYSEAIPLYEKALKERESFDAIKNLADAYYYTYNMEKATVNYRYLLKNYRKYVEEIYYYRFSNSLKALGEYKKANNVLLNYYKTKDESKYTQLQKEIEYLENIEALGNRFTIDNLGINTPDSEFGAIQKGDSIIFAAPRKEIYGKRFGWNGQHYLDIYQVNTNQMYLGDSISKPFSEKINSKLHESNIIFTKDGKTAYFTRNSEIKGKRNTDDKKITHVQLYKAELIDNEWKNISSLSFNSNTYSTEHPALSPDEKTLYFASDMPGGFGGFDLYAVTIDYDGSFGKPQNLGETINTPKKEQFPFISEDNKLYFSSNGHPGFGSLDVFVCSISDGKISKPDNVGFPVNSGYDDFSFNINSKTKEGFFASNRKGGKGSDDIYRITEQKPLKIEPCSQFISGLITDEDSGVILNDVQLILVDKNQKEITKTNTSNSEKFKFKVNCQTTYTVKASKIGYKSNQRTIVLKKVRNKDNDASMTLKSLAIIEKEKREALALKLKKEEELKLRNAEKLKFAKDKKRKEIVEKEKDIEKQKDKIVIKTDEISFDYKLWYLRRDSKKAIDKVINLMKKYPDMIVEVGTHSDIRGNNRYNLELSQKRATSVRMYFLESGIEPDRITAIGYGETQPLIKCKTEESCTEEQHEINRRCEFIVKKIL, encoded by the coding sequence ATGAAGAAAATAAGTTTTTTACTACTATTCAGTTCAGTTTTTATTTGCTTTTCTCAAAGTCAATCACTTAAAAGAGCACACAAATATTTTGAAAGAACTTTCTATTCAGAAGCAATTCCGTTGTATGAAAAAGCCTTAAAAGAAAGAGAGAGTTTTGATGCGATAAAAAACCTAGCAGATGCTTACTACTACACATATAATATGGAAAAGGCAACTGTAAATTATCGTTATTTACTAAAAAACTACAGAAAGTATGTCGAAGAAATCTACTATTACAGATTTTCAAATTCATTAAAAGCATTAGGCGAATACAAAAAAGCGAACAATGTTTTACTGAATTATTATAAAACAAAAGACGAATCTAAATATACTCAACTTCAAAAAGAAATTGAATATCTAGAAAATATTGAAGCTTTAGGAAATCGTTTTACTATAGATAACTTAGGAATCAATACTCCTGATTCTGAATTTGGAGCAATTCAAAAAGGTGATTCTATCATATTTGCTGCTCCAAGGAAAGAAATTTATGGAAAACGTTTCGGTTGGAATGGTCAGCATTATTTAGATATTTACCAAGTAAATACGAACCAAATGTATTTAGGAGATAGTATTTCGAAACCTTTCTCTGAAAAAATTAATTCGAAACTTCATGAATCTAATATCATTTTCACCAAAGATGGTAAAACAGCCTATTTCACCAGAAACAGTGAAATAAAAGGAAAAAGGAATACAGACGATAAAAAAATAACACACGTACAACTGTATAAAGCAGAGCTTATTGATAATGAATGGAAAAATATTTCATCACTTTCTTTTAACTCTAACACCTACTCTACCGAACACCCAGCATTAAGTCCTGACGAAAAAACTTTATATTTTGCTTCTGACATGCCTGGAGGATTTGGTGGATTTGATTTGTATGCTGTAACCATTGATTACGATGGAAGTTTTGGAAAACCTCAAAATTTAGGAGAAACAATAAATACTCCCAAGAAAGAACAATTTCCATTCATTAGTGAAGATAATAAACTCTATTTTTCTTCTAACGGACATCCAGGTTTTGGATCTTTAGATGTATTTGTTTGCTCTATTTCAGATGGTAAAATATCGAAACCAGATAATGTCGGATTTCCTGTAAATTCTGGTTATGATGATTTTTCATTCAATATCAATTCCAAGACAAAAGAAGGTTTTTTTGCTTCCAATAGAAAAGGTGGAAAAGGAAGCGATGACATTTATAGAATCACAGAACAAAAGCCATTAAAAATCGAACCTTGTTCTCAATTTATCTCCGGATTAATTACTGATGAAGATTCTGGTGTAATTCTTAATGATGTACAATTGATTTTGGTAGATAAAAACCAAAAAGAAATCACGAAGACAAACACGTCTAACAGTGAAAAATTCAAGTTCAAAGTTAACTGCCAAACTACTTACACTGTAAAAGCTTCGAAAATTGGATACAAATCCAATCAAAGAACAATAGTTCTCAAAAAAGTTAGAAATAAAGACAACGATGCTTCTATGACTTTAAAATCTTTAGCAATTATAGAGAAAGAAAAAAGAGAAGCGCTTGCTTTAAAACTTAAGAAAGAAGAAGAACTAAAATTAAGGAATGCTGAAAAATTAAAGTTTGCAAAAGATAAAAAACGTAAAGAAATTGTTGAAAAAGAAAAAGATATAGAAAAGCAAAAAGATAAGATTGTTATCAAAACAGACGAAATCAGCTTTGATTATAAATTATGGTATTTGAGACGTGATAGCAAAAAAGCAATTGACAAAGTTATAAATCTAATGAAAAAATATCCTGACATGATTGTTGAGGTAGGAACACATTCAGATATTCGAGGTAATAACCGTTATAATTTAGAACTATCACAAAAGAGAGCAACTTCAGTTCGCATGTATTTCTTAGAGAGTGGTATTGAACCTGATAGAATCACTGCAATTGGTTATGGTGAAACACAACCTCTTATTAAATGTAAAACGGAAGAATCTTGTACAGAAGAACAACATGAAATTAATAGAAGGTGTGAATTTATTGTAAAGAAAATTCTATAA